A window of the Leptospira bourretii genome harbors these coding sequences:
- a CDS encoding MBL fold metallo-hydrolase: MKIKFWGVRGSIGSPIRPESVKHKIEKILSLASPTDIQNEQSIHSFLNSLSFSSSSTYGGNTTCVEIRDKEGNLIIIDGGTGLRELGNQIMASEFGKGTGHAYWILTHTHWDHIQGIPFFVPLFLPGNHFEFISCMNDAEKRLEHQFVFTHFPVSFDHYAANKTFQYIEEGETISLGPHIQAFSKAVRHPGGSFSYRFMEEGKAIIFASDAEFNLEEMENIDTYIDYFRDADVLVFDTQYTFEESLQKIDWGHSSASIATDIALRAKVKKLVMFHHDPSYDDEKLDLVYLRALKYKEMFDPHGKLEIIMAYEGLEIEV; the protein is encoded by the coding sequence ATGAAAATCAAGTTTTGGGGTGTCCGCGGATCCATAGGTTCACCCATTCGGCCTGAAAGTGTTAAACACAAAATCGAAAAAATTCTTTCTTTGGCAAGTCCCACGGACATTCAAAACGAACAAAGTATCCATAGTTTCCTGAATTCTTTAAGTTTTTCTTCATCATCAACTTACGGTGGTAATACGACCTGCGTTGAAATTCGAGATAAAGAAGGCAACTTAATCATCATCGATGGGGGAACGGGGTTACGTGAACTTGGCAATCAAATAATGGCCTCCGAATTTGGAAAGGGTACAGGCCATGCTTACTGGATCTTAACTCATACACATTGGGATCATATCCAAGGAATTCCTTTTTTTGTTCCTCTATTTTTACCAGGCAATCATTTTGAATTTATTTCTTGTATGAACGATGCTGAAAAAAGATTAGAACACCAATTTGTATTCACTCATTTTCCAGTTTCGTTTGATCATTACGCTGCCAACAAAACTTTTCAGTATATTGAAGAAGGGGAAACAATCTCTCTCGGGCCCCATATCCAAGCTTTTAGCAAAGCTGTAAGACATCCAGGTGGAAGTTTTTCTTACCGGTTTATGGAAGAGGGAAAGGCAATCATCTTTGCTTCCGATGCAGAATTCAATTTGGAAGAAATGGAAAATATCGATACCTATATTGATTATTTCAGGGATGCAGACGTACTTGTTTTTGATACACAATATACTTTTGAAGAATCACTTCAGAAAATCGACTGGGGTCATAGTTCGGCATCCATTGCTACTGACATTGCCCTTCGTGCGAAGGTTAAAAAACTTGTGATGTTCCATCATGATCCTTCTTATGATGATGAGAAATTGGATTTAGTATACTTACGAGCTCTCAAATACAAAGAGATGTTTGATCCCCATGGAAAATTAGAAATCATTATGGCTTATGAAGGTTTGGAAATAGAGGTTTAA
- a CDS encoding STAS domain-containing protein: MFQYEINRENDKAIVLLKGSLSLRDTPKLKADIKTLIDTEDVKELVLDFKNLSYLDSSGIGILLHTYTWTKEKKKQVRIIHLSEEVKTIFTVANLLDIFQLKESE; encoded by the coding sequence ATGTTTCAGTATGAAATCAACCGAGAGAATGACAAAGCCATAGTCCTTTTGAAAGGGTCCTTGTCCCTTCGAGACACACCCAAACTGAAAGCGGACATCAAAACCTTGATTGATACAGAAGATGTCAAGGAACTCGTTTTAGATTTTAAAAACTTAAGTTATCTAGATTCCTCCGGGATCGGAATCCTTCTCCATACTTACACTTGGACTAAGGAAAAGAAAAAACAAGTTCGTATCATCCATCTTTCCGAGGAAGTTAAAACAATCTTTACCGTAGCCAACCTTCTGGATATTTTCCAACTCAAAGAATCAGAGTAA